A single window of Pseudomonas lutea DNA harbors:
- the phnL gene encoding phosphonate C-P lyase system protein PhnL: protein MNTLIEVRDLSKTFTLHQQSGVVLNVLDGLDFAVSAGECLVLHGHSGAGKSTLLRTLYGNYLPAGGSIRVQHQGEWLELVGATPRQVLQVRQQTLGYVSQFLRVIPRVATLDVVMEPALARGWTRQDAQARAEHLLARLNIPQRLWQLAPGTFSGGEQQRVNIARGFMVPWPVMLLDEPTASLDDDNRQVVLELINEAKHAGAAVIGIFHDRVAREAVCDRHLDMTPSALDSAANPARATNETSALKEAAQC, encoded by the coding sequence ATGAACACGCTGATCGAGGTCCGTGACCTCTCGAAAACTTTCACGCTGCATCAGCAGAGCGGTGTCGTCCTCAACGTGCTGGATGGCCTTGATTTCGCCGTCAGTGCCGGCGAATGCCTGGTCCTGCACGGCCATTCCGGGGCAGGCAAAAGCACGTTGCTGCGCACGCTGTACGGCAACTATCTCCCCGCAGGCGGAAGTATTCGCGTGCAGCATCAGGGCGAGTGGCTGGAACTGGTCGGTGCCACCCCGCGCCAGGTATTGCAGGTGCGCCAGCAGACCCTGGGCTACGTCAGCCAGTTTTTGCGGGTCATCCCGCGCGTCGCGACGCTGGACGTGGTGATGGAGCCAGCGCTGGCCCGGGGCTGGACCCGGCAAGACGCCCAGGCGCGGGCCGAGCATCTGCTCGCTCGCCTGAACATCCCCCAGCGTTTGTGGCAGCTGGCGCCGGGGACCTTCTCCGGCGGGGAGCAGCAGCGCGTCAACATCGCGCGCGGCTTCATGGTGCCGTGGCCGGTGATGCTGCTCGACGAACCAACGGCCTCGCTGGACGACGATAATCGTCAGGTAGTGCTTGAACTGATCAATGAAGCCAAACACGCAGGCGCTGCGGTGATTGGCATCTTCCACGACCGCGTCGCCCGTGAAGCCGTCTGCGACCGGCATCTGGACATGACACCGTCTGCGCTCGATTCAGCTGCCAATCCGGCACGCGCGACCAATGAAACTTCGGCGCTGAAGGAGGCCGCACAATGCTGA
- the phnK gene encoding phosphonate C-P lyase system protein PhnK, protein MNVAQQIDRDALSDRTQPLLKVRGLSKLYGPEKGCQDVSFELFPGEVLGIVGESGSGKSTLLSLLSGRCPPDSGVIDYRRADGHKHAGEWLDLYSASEAERRTLLRTEWGFVEQNPRDGLRMAVSAGANIGERLMAQGVRNYQALRAAGLDWLNQVEIDPARIDDLPRTFSGGMQQRLQIARNLVSGPRLVFMDEPTGGLDVSVQARLLDLMRGLVRELDLAVVLVTHDLAVARLLADRLMVMRRSRVVETGLTDQILDDPQHPYSQLLVSSVLQP, encoded by the coding sequence ATGAACGTCGCTCAACAGATCGACCGTGATGCCCTCAGTGATCGCACCCAGCCACTGCTCAAAGTGCGCGGCCTGAGCAAATTGTACGGGCCGGAAAAAGGCTGTCAGGACGTCAGCTTCGAGCTGTTCCCCGGTGAGGTGCTGGGCATCGTCGGTGAGTCGGGCTCGGGCAAGTCGACCCTGCTGTCGTTGCTCAGTGGCCGCTGCCCGCCGGACAGCGGCGTCATCGACTACCGCCGCGCCGACGGCCACAAACACGCCGGTGAGTGGCTGGATCTGTACAGCGCCAGCGAGGCCGAGCGGCGCACTTTGCTGCGCACCGAATGGGGCTTCGTCGAGCAAAACCCCCGGGACGGCCTGCGCATGGCGGTGTCAGCCGGCGCCAATATCGGTGAGCGGCTGATGGCCCAGGGCGTGCGCAACTATCAGGCGCTGCGCGCGGCGGGGCTGGACTGGTTGAATCAGGTGGAGATCGACCCGGCGCGCATCGACGATTTGCCACGGACATTCTCCGGCGGCATGCAGCAGCGCTTGCAGATTGCTCGAAACCTGGTGTCCGGCCCACGACTGGTGTTCATGGACGAGCCCACCGGCGGCCTCGATGTGTCGGTGCAGGCGCGCTTGCTCGACCTGATGCGCGGGCTGGTGCGCGAGCTCGACCTGGCAGTGGTGCTCGTGACCCACGACCTGGCCGTGGCGCGCCTGCTCGCCGATCGCCTGATGGTCATGCGCCGTTCCCGCGTGGTGGAGACCGGCCTGACCGATCAGATCCTCGACGATCCGCAACACCCGTACTCGCAGCTGCTGGTGTCTTCGGTGCTGCAGCCATGA
- a CDS encoding alpha-D-ribose 1-methylphosphonate 5-phosphate C-P-lyase PhnJ, which yields MNAATQPRPHPQPQPQLPRDEAYNFAYLDEQTKRMIRRGLLKAVAIPGYQVPFGGREMPLPYGWGTGGMQLTAAILGAEDVLKVIDQGADDTTNAVSIRRFFARTAGVATTERTPEATIIQTRHRIPETPLHADQIMVYQVPIPEPLRFIEPSETETRTMHALNDYGVMHVKLYEDIATFGHIATAYAYPVTVDERYVMDPSPIPKFDNPKLNMSPALMLFGAGREKRLYAVPPFTRVTSLDFEDHPFEVQQWAHNCAICGSRESFLDELILDDQGTQSFVCSDTDYCAQRVSQGRAAQ from the coding sequence ATGAACGCCGCCACCCAACCTCGGCCGCACCCGCAGCCACAACCCCAGCTGCCGCGCGACGAGGCTTACAACTTTGCGTATCTGGACGAGCAGACCAAACGCATGATCCGGCGCGGCCTGCTCAAGGCGGTGGCGATCCCCGGTTATCAGGTGCCGTTCGGTGGTCGCGAGATGCCGCTGCCGTATGGCTGGGGCACTGGCGGCATGCAACTCACCGCCGCGATTCTGGGCGCCGAAGACGTACTCAAAGTGATTGATCAGGGCGCCGATGACACCACCAACGCCGTATCGATCCGGCGTTTCTTCGCCCGCACCGCCGGCGTTGCTACCACCGAGCGAACCCCCGAAGCGACGATCATCCAGACCCGTCACCGGATACCGGAAACGCCGCTGCACGCCGATCAGATCATGGTCTATCAGGTGCCCATTCCCGAGCCGCTGCGTTTCATCGAGCCCTCGGAAACCGAGACCCGGACCATGCACGCGCTGAATGATTACGGCGTCATGCACGTCAAGCTCTACGAAGACATCGCCACCTTCGGCCACATCGCCACCGCCTATGCCTACCCGGTGACCGTGGACGAGCGCTACGTCATGGACCCATCGCCAATCCCCAAATTCGACAACCCCAAGCTGAACATGAGCCCGGCGTTGATGCTGTTCGGCGCGGGTCGCGAGAAGCGCCTGTATGCCGTGCCGCCGTTTACCCGCGTCACCAGCCTGGACTTCGAGGACCACCCCTTCGAAGTGCAGCAATGGGCGCACAACTGCGCCATCTGCGGTAGCCGGGAATCGTTCCTCGACGAGCTGATCCTCGACGATCAGGGCACCCAGAGCTTCGTCTGCTCGGACACCGATTACTGCGCACAACGCGTCAGTCAGGGGAGGGCCGCGCAATGA
- a CDS encoding carbon-phosphorus lyase complex subunit PhnI, with translation MYVAVKGGEQAIDNAHALLARKRRGDTAVAELGVEQIRQQLPLAVARVMTEGSLYDTELAALAIKQSAGDLVEAIFLLRAYRTTLPRFSASLPIDTAGMQLNRRLSATFKDVPGGQLLGPTFDYTHRLLDFTLLAEGEFPGPQVQAGATVQACPRVSGLLAKEGLIKEETDTGAPVADITREPLEYPASRAERLQALARGDEGFLLALGYSTQRGYGRNHPFAGEIRVGDVDVWIEPEELGFAICIGAIEVTECEMVNQFVGSATELPQFTRGYGLAFGHAERKAMGMALVDRSLRADEYSEEIVSPAQQEEFVLAHCDNVEAAGFVSHLKLPHYVDFQAELELIRKLRAPSKEQAQ, from the coding sequence ATGTACGTTGCCGTCAAGGGTGGCGAACAGGCCATCGACAATGCTCATGCGCTGCTGGCCAGGAAACGTCGGGGCGATACCGCCGTTGCCGAACTCGGCGTAGAGCAGATCCGTCAGCAACTGCCCCTGGCCGTGGCCCGGGTGATGACAGAAGGCTCGCTGTACGACACCGAGCTGGCAGCCCTGGCGATCAAGCAATCGGCGGGCGATCTGGTTGAAGCGATCTTTCTGCTGCGCGCTTACCGCACCACGCTGCCGCGCTTCAGTGCCAGTCTGCCGATCGACACCGCCGGCATGCAGCTCAACCGGCGTTTGTCGGCCACGTTCAAGGACGTGCCGGGCGGGCAGTTGCTGGGGCCGACGTTTGACTACACCCACCGCCTGCTGGATTTCACCCTGCTGGCCGAGGGTGAGTTTCCCGGCCCCCAAGTGCAGGCCGGGGCGACCGTGCAGGCGTGTCCACGGGTCTCCGGGCTGCTCGCCAAAGAGGGGCTGATCAAGGAGGAAACCGACACCGGTGCGCCGGTGGCGGACATCACCCGCGAGCCACTGGAATACCCGGCCAGTCGCGCCGAGCGACTGCAAGCGCTGGCTCGCGGTGACGAGGGCTTTTTACTGGCGCTGGGTTATTCGACCCAACGTGGCTACGGGCGCAACCATCCGTTTGCCGGCGAGATTAGAGTGGGCGACGTCGACGTCTGGATCGAGCCGGAAGAGCTGGGCTTCGCAATCTGCATCGGCGCCATCGAAGTGACCGAGTGCGAAATGGTCAACCAGTTCGTCGGCTCTGCCACCGAGCTGCCGCAGTTCACTCGCGGCTATGGCCTGGCCTTCGGTCACGCCGAGCGCAAGGCCATGGGCATGGCGCTGGTGGACCGCTCACTGCGCGCCGATGAATACAGCGAAGAAATCGTCTCGCCCGCGCAGCAGGAGGAATTCGTCCTGGCGCACTGCGACAACGTCGAAGCCGCCGGTTTCGTCTCCCACCTCAAGCTGCCGCACTACGTCGATTTCCAGGCCGAACTGGAACTGATCCGCAAACTGCGCGCGCCCTCCAAGGAGCAGGCCCAATGA
- the phnH gene encoding phosphonate C-P lyase system protein PhnH, translating to MPASLLQPAFADPVLDAQRSFRAALKALAGPGVAQSLLATQTPPHLEGLAAASHALCLALLDVDTPLWLAPTFDTQAIRANLTFHCGCPIVSDRQNARFALLDDSQLHDLSGFDLGNDRYPDQSCTLLVQLPSLQGGTQLAWQGPGIETRNHVSLPLQEAFWREREARNDFPRGIDVFFVAGSELLGLPRSTQVLLKPQPASLQPSRGAA from the coding sequence TTGCCTGCATCGCTGTTGCAGCCGGCGTTCGCCGATCCGGTGCTGGACGCCCAGCGCAGCTTTCGCGCCGCGCTCAAGGCCCTCGCCGGTCCCGGTGTGGCCCAGAGTCTGCTCGCCACCCAGACCCCGCCGCACCTGGAGGGTCTCGCCGCCGCCAGCCACGCCTTGTGCCTGGCGTTGCTGGACGTCGACACGCCGCTGTGGCTTGCGCCGACTTTCGACACTCAGGCGATTCGCGCCAACCTGACGTTCCATTGCGGCTGTCCGATTGTCAGCGACCGGCAAAACGCACGCTTCGCCTTGCTCGATGACAGCCAGCTGCATGACCTCAGCGGCTTCGACCTTGGCAACGACCGCTACCCGGACCAGTCCTGCACGCTGCTGGTTCAGCTGCCGAGCCTGCAGGGCGGTACCCAGCTGGCCTGGCAAGGCCCGGGCATCGAAACCCGAAACCACGTCAGCCTGCCGCTGCAGGAAGCGTTCTGGCGCGAGCGCGAAGCCCGCAACGACTTCCCCCGTGGCATCGACGTGTTCTTCGTCGCCGGCAGCGAACTGCTGGGCCTGCCGCGCAGCACCCAGGTGCTGCTCAAGCCGCAGCCTGCCAGTCTGCAACCGTCGAGAGGAGCTGCCTGA
- the phnG gene encoding phosphonate C-P lyase system protein PhnG, protein MTATPAHDTPDAPASDQAARQHWIGVLARSRRAELLPHEAALRDADYQLIRAPEIGMALVRGRMGGSGAPFNVGEMTVTRCVVRLADGRTGFSYLAGRDKAHAELAALADAHLQGARRAHWISDLIDPLARAQDLRRAQQHAETAATKVDFFTLVRGEN, encoded by the coding sequence ATGACTGCCACACCTGCCCATGACACACCCGATGCTCCAGCGTCTGACCAGGCTGCCCGCCAGCACTGGATTGGCGTGCTCGCGCGTAGCCGTCGCGCCGAACTGCTGCCCCACGAAGCTGCGCTGCGTGACGCCGATTACCAGCTGATCCGCGCGCCGGAAATCGGCATGGCCCTGGTGCGTGGCCGCATGGGCGGCAGCGGCGCGCCGTTCAACGTCGGCGAGATGACCGTGACCCGTTGCGTGGTGCGCCTGGCCGATGGCCGTACCGGTTTCAGTTACCTGGCCGGGCGCGACAAGGCCCACGCCGAGCTCGCCGCACTGGCCGACGCGCATTTGCAGGGCGCACGCCGGGCGCACTGGATCAGCGACCTGATTGACCCGCTGGCTCGGGCGCAAGACCTGCGCCGGGCTCAACAACACGCCGAAACCGCTGCGACCAAAGTGGACTTCTTCACCCTGGTCAGAGGAGAAAACTGA
- the phnF gene encoding phosphonate metabolism transcriptional regulator PhnF produces the protein MYLELAHTLRSELNRYSAGDYLPAEVQLAARFEVNRHTLRRAVDELVREGSLLRRQGKGTQVLGRPLVYPVAAGSAYSESLSALGHGVEAVLLQRRHCTATAEEAEHLGLPLNAPLIELQTLRRLDGQPVCLIRHRYCATRAPLIADYTSGSVRQFLAERQLPLTRTFSLIGARLPSREEASVLLMPRHLPALTVLTLSHDALGNAVEIAHSTSRSDRFQYQIVT, from the coding sequence ATGTACCTCGAACTGGCGCACACCCTGCGCAGCGAACTCAACCGCTACAGCGCCGGGGACTACCTGCCCGCCGAGGTGCAGCTGGCCGCACGCTTTGAGGTCAATCGTCACACCTTGCGCCGTGCCGTCGACGAACTGGTGCGTGAAGGCAGCCTGCTGCGCCGCCAGGGCAAAGGCACGCAGGTGCTGGGGCGGCCGCTGGTCTACCCGGTTGCCGCCGGCAGCGCCTACAGCGAATCGCTGTCGGCATTGGGTCACGGCGTTGAGGCGGTGCTGCTGCAGCGTCGGCACTGCACGGCCACCGCGGAGGAGGCCGAGCATCTGGGCCTGCCTCTCAACGCGCCACTCATAGAACTGCAGACCCTGCGCCGCCTCGACGGCCAGCCGGTCTGCCTGATTCGCCATCGTTATTGCGCCACTCGCGCGCCGTTGATTGCCGACTACACCAGCGGTTCGGTGCGCCAGTTCCTGGCCGAGCGTCAGCTGCCATTGACCCGCACGTTCAGCCTGATCGGTGCGCGCTTGCCCAGTCGCGAAGAAGCCAGCGTGCTGTTGATGCCGCGCCACCTGCCGGCGCTGACGGTGCTCACCCTTTCCCATGACGCGCTTGGAAACGCGGTGGAGATTGCCCATTCCACCAGCCGTTCCGACCGCTTCCAGTATCAGATCGTCACCTGA
- the phnE gene encoding phosphonate ABC transporter, permease protein PhnE gives MTTHAAYLQTAGKRTWPQYLGWGLFLAMMAWAWHGAEMNPLALYRDSGNMATFAADFFPPDFHEWRAYLKEMIVTVQIALWGTLLAIVCSVPLGILCADNITPWWIHQPLRRVMDAFRSINEMVFAMLFVVAVGLGPFAGVLALWISTTGVLAKLFAEAVEAIDPGPVEGVRATGASALQEVIFGVIPQVMPLWISYALYRFESNVRSATVVGMVGAGGIGVILWENIRAFQFTQTCSVLLVIIVVVSVIDIFSQRLRKQFI, from the coding sequence ATGACCACTCACGCTGCTTACCTGCAAACCGCCGGCAAACGCACTTGGCCGCAATACCTGGGCTGGGGCCTGTTCCTGGCGATGATGGCCTGGGCCTGGCACGGCGCCGAGATGAACCCGCTGGCGCTGTACCGCGACTCCGGGAACATGGCCACCTTTGCCGCCGACTTTTTCCCGCCGGACTTCCACGAATGGCGGGCCTATCTCAAGGAAATGATCGTCACCGTGCAGATCGCGCTGTGGGGCACGCTGCTGGCCATCGTCTGCTCGGTGCCCCTGGGCATTCTGTGCGCCGACAACATCACACCCTGGTGGATTCACCAGCCGCTGCGTCGGGTCATGGATGCCTTCCGTTCGATCAACGAAATGGTCTTCGCGATGCTGTTCGTGGTGGCCGTCGGCCTGGGCCCCTTTGCTGGCGTGCTGGCGCTGTGGATCAGCACCACCGGCGTGCTCGCCAAGCTGTTCGCCGAAGCAGTGGAAGCGATCGACCCCGGCCCGGTCGAGGGCGTGCGTGCCACCGGCGCCAGTGCCTTGCAGGAAGTGATCTTCGGGGTCATCCCGCAAGTCATGCCGCTGTGGATTTCCTACGCGCTGTACCGTTTTGAATCCAACGTGCGCTCGGCGACGGTGGTGGGGATGGTCGGTGCCGGCGGGATCGGCGTGATCCTCTGGGAAAACATCCGCGCGTTCCAGTTCACCCAGACCTGCTCGGTGTTGCTGGTGATCATCGTGGTGGTCAGCGTCATTGACATCTTCTCCCAGCGCCTGCGCAAGCAGTTCATCTAA